In Zonotrichia albicollis isolate bZonAlb1 chromosome 9, bZonAlb1.hap1, whole genome shotgun sequence, the DNA window ccacctgCCCCTCACCACTCTGAGCAGGCCAccaggcagctccaggctgggcctGATCCCAAACTTCCCTCATGTGCTGGTGATGAACTgtctgaaatgcaatttttggCTTTTAGAAACTTCCCAGCTGGAGAatggtgcagctgctgtggaggagagggaagagcaTGAAGGACTGGCACGGAAGGAGCCCATCTTGGGAGATaggaagagcagagctgagAAAATAATTCACAATTTGGTTGGAAAACGCATCCATGCTTTTCAACCATTTTGCTCACCCTTTGCTGGGACATGAGTGAAAATTTACTCACTACTCACTGGATTTTAGAAGTTTCCAAGTCTGCAACAGTCAGGAATGCTGAGGTGGAGGGACTAGCATGGCTGGGTAATTAAATTAGTGTCTGTGTTAAttacagctgtgctggggctgagcatGAGTGAGACATTAATGATGGGAATGGTGGACAGGCACCAGGAGCTCCTTCCCAATGAGCTCCAAGCTTTGGTGACTCTCCCAAGGTGATGCCAAAGGTATGGATCTGTGGGAACATGGGGTGGAGCACAGGCCAGGTGCCAGAGATGGGCACTAAAGAGGGTGCAagcaggaaaatgaaaggaTCAACTTCTCCCAGCTCCAAAGCAGCTCCACTGGGATGGGAGCACCTGCATTTTATGTGATCAATCTGCAAAATAAATTGCTTGAACCCCAGTGAAGGAGATGcaaagaaaaatgggatttttaggagctcATGGAATTCCCTGAGGAGCAGTGCAAGGGGTGCCTGAACGTACTAAACCCACAGCTGCCTCCACATTGCACAGCTCCCTCAAGCTCCACAATCCCTCCAGGGCCCCTCCTCATGCCCAGGGAATgatctgcagggacaggagcatccCCTGCACAGGGAGAGCCTCAGTCTGCCCCAGAGGAAATTCCACCTGCATGTGTGGGGAGAGGACAGCGGCACAAACAGCTCctggtttcctttttccccctccacGTGCTTCCAAGGTTTTTATCAGTCCTCTGCTGACAGGAAAGCAGGTCGGGAAAGGGCACAGCCTGTCACATCCAGCCAGCAgatgctgctccagcagagatTCCTCGCTGCCCTGGTGGGATCCAtgctgggggtcagggcaggcTCCTCCTGCCATGGATGATTCCTGCCACCCTGCTGGCAGAGCACCAGGCCAGCCAGCTGTGGGTTCCAGCACacatcccagagctgcctgccagCCGTGCCACAGGGCAACACTACAGCCTGGGAGCATCAGAGCCTGGGCTGTTCCTGGATTGAGAGCCCTGGGAATGATTCAGCAGCAGGAAGTGCTGGACAACAGGCtcttctccccagcccagctacagcagctgcttccccagACCCCCAGAAAATCTTTAATGTGGATTATGGGGTGCACCTCAGCaagctgctgctcacagaaaaCACCCCTTTCCTCTGGAACTCTTGGTGGAATTTTCATCTGGATCTGAGCCTTATCAGCACCTCTGGTCCTCACAAcgacactgaggggctggagcatatCCAGGAAATGGAACAgagctggagcaccaggagaggGGCTAAGGGaactgggaaggggctcagcctggagaaaaggaggctcaggggggccttgtggctctgcacaactcctgacaggaggggacagctgggggtggtcgggctctgctcccagggaacagggacaggacaaggggaaacagcctcaagctgtgccaggggaagttCAAGCTGGACATCAGAAGGgattttcttcatggaaagggtggtcaggcactggaaggagctgctggagtccccatccctgcagagaTTTAAAAACCCTGTGGATATGGCTTTTGGGGACATGGGTacgtggtggccttggcagtgctggggagtgGCTGGAATGCAtctgggagggcttttccaaacAAAATGATTCCATGATGCACCATGGCCTTGCAATGCTCACACCAAGCACAGACCTGGCACAGGGATttgggacacagcacagggaccatGTGACACATTGCAAAAAATGGGtcaccaggagcagctcagaccAATTACAATAATTACTGCCATGGTCCTGTTGTCCACTCTTGAGAGTAAAACCAGGGAAGTTTTAACAAATACCTGGATGATTTTTAAATCCCTGAGACACCTcatgtgctgctcctggctACCTCCTCTCCAGGCAGCTGAAGCAGGTGGGGCCTGTTCCCTCAGTCTCTTCCTTTGCACGATGGCACACCATTCTCCTTAAACTTTGTTCTCTACATCCACAGAATTCATCTGTTTTGAGTCTAGAAATTTCCATTATTTTCACAAAACCCCACATTCTCACCACAAAGCAACGTGGAAAGCTCCTCCAAcacaagattaaaaaataactgGCTCAGAGATCCAAGTGCACAAAATTCACCACGTGGTATGACAGATACACATGAAGTGTTGGCCCAAAAGCTTTTAAATACAAGTGGCAACAGCTAAACACCCAAATAAGGGATTCAGTGCTCATTTCACAAGTGAGAAATGGACTTGAGAAACACCTCAGATGCAGTTTAGCTGTGGATGTTTGCATCAAAAGACTGGTTCTTCCTGGAAGGAGTGGATGGCACTTGCCCTGGGATTACCTCcatgcttttgttttcttggcaaaaaagaagaagggaaagaaaaaaaacatatgtctttttattttattttcttgcttttggAAAGCATTTTACACAGGTTTGGATCTTGGGAATAACTTGGAATCAGTAGAAAAAACTTACTGAACAGTTTTTGTCTTTAATATAGAAACCTTTCAGGAGTCAAAATGGAGACTAAAAAAATACATGCAAAACATACTCCTTTCCAAACACAACTGGAAACAAAGCACCAAACTACACAAATATGCAGAATGAAACAGCATTGAACACCACAGAAGTTGTCTTCATAAAAGGTGTAAAAGTCACCTCATTCACTAGGTACTGTCACTCGGTTAAACAGAAGagacaataaaaaaatattgtcCACAAACTTGCAATTTCAACTCAAAGGCTGTAGCTAGAAATTCCTCTATGTGTCATGCTTTAATAGCGACCTGAAAGACAAAAACCCAACAGTCAGACTTCATGGATTGAGAGATTTCTGGCTAAAATCCATTGCCTCTCCTCAAACCTCCATCAGATCTGAGCTGATGTCCTAGAGGTAACCACTAACTCCTGTTTTAACAGAATTCTGGAAGAAGAATAAGGTTCTCAGACTCAAAACAAGAGCTGTTATGTCACTTGGTTTTCCTTAAGTATTTACTCTGCCCTCAAGGCTTCTCAATGAAGCAATAAAGGAACTGTGGCTCAATAAAATATCCACACCAAAATCCATCTTAGTGGACACAGAAGTTTAAAAGAAGTTCAAGGAATGGCAAATTTACTTTTGAGACATGAACTCTGTGACTGGGCAGGGCCCACATATGGTAAGGCtggaggggcttggagcaagtTGTTCTatggaaggagtccctgcccatggcagggggggaatgggatgagctttaaggtccctcccaacccaaagcattccctGAGCCCATGGCTACTTACGAGGTGAGTAGGAGCGGGATCTGGAGCGGGATCTGTAGCCCCCTCGGCTGTAGTACGGTGATGGTGACCTCCTCCTGTGACAGGGGTGACACAAACAATCCTCTTGTTAAAACCTGCACAGCTGAGTGGCACAGCTTTATGTGGGTAGCTCTAACCCCATCCTGGTCTCAGGAAATGCTAACAAGCATGGGAGACCTGATCAACGTTTCTACTGGGTACCAAAGCAAAGATCTGAATTCTGTTTTTTGTTCCCAGTATTATTTTTGACTAACACAACAAATACAGGCTCTTGCACTCACAATCTGCTTTCATGTGAATTTAGTTTGAAGCCAGGCACATCCCACACAAGCAGGGTAAGCCAAATCCACCTTCACTTTTAATCTCAATTACTTGTCCAAGGTTAAGATGTCCTTGACTCAGAGTCAGTGCTACAGCCaggcacccccaaacccctccaatCCAGGCACTCTCAAGTTTTGTCTTTCCTTGCCTTGTTCCACTAATCCAGTACACACCTGTAAAACTGATCCCTGTCCTGAACAGCTCTCCAGCCTCCTCCACCGCCGCCACCTCCCCCTCtgtgaaaacaaaagcagaatgaCTTTTAggaatttcaaaaataaaaagttcaCTGTACAAAACCCCTCCATCGAGTAAGAAAATCATGTGAAGATAAGACAACATTAGTTCCTATACTGGGTGATGCTGAATTACTTAATTTAACATTGATTTTTAAACACCTATTCAAGGAAAACCCTCTTACTTATTATTTTCAAGTAGCAAGATCAACTCACTATCCAGAAGAAAAACATTGATTCCAAGGCGGAGGCAGGGAAAAACCTCCTATCCTGACATTTTAACACTTTAGAGTCACATTTAAACAAGAACTGTGATGTAACTTCTCCTGGAGAACAAAAACAACACCTTAGAGCATTAACACTGAGTGGCTGGACTGGAACCTTCTCAGATTCAGATCAGCAAAGCTTTACCAGGAGACTAAATCAAGTTCAAAGTCTTCACCAGTTGTTTTTGGGAGATTgcttttttaaagtttattcCCTTATTTACAGACAGTTTTTCAGGCAAAGTTAAGCCTCCCAAAGCAAGAAGGAGAAACTGAAGTTTTAACAGGACAATTCCCATCTGACACTGCATTTCCCTTAGGGCATTATTTTcacacagggcagggaatgCAAAGGAATTGTTACCAATGGAATTTTTAGGGTGGGGTATGCAATGCTCCACTGCATCTTGAACAATTCCAACTCTTTCTTCCTCAGGGAAGCCCTGACAACATAGCAACACTTCTCTCTTCCTCAACCAGCCCATGTCTGTAGGAGGGGACAGTAGCACCATGACATTTTTCAAGTAGCCACACACGAGTCATACTGGCTCCATATTTAttcacagaatcccaaaatggtttgggctggaccCTAAACACCATCCAGGGGCACAgtgctgccacaggcagggacacctcccactagagtAGGTCACTCTCACTGGCTTTCTCCTGACCCAGTAACAGCTTCTGGTAACATCCACAAACCCTATCAGAAGGAAAAGGCACCACTTAAGACTTGGGCACATTGTAACTTTAACACAGAATTCTGCAATTGCAGGAATGTTTGGTAgtacagacagaaaaaaatcaactctTCTTTCTGTGTTCAACTTAACATGGTCCCAGAAATTGTGAGGATTTTGCAGGGGACAAGGATTTTGCTGGAAAATGCTGTCACCAAAACCAATCATGATTAAACAAACATTCAACCTGACAAGGGGTGTTAAAAAAGCCTTTTAATGCAGATGTCCAATTCCTTATTTCTGGCAATAGTTGAGGTGCCACAATTATCAGCAGGAGATACTGGGGACCACAGAAATTTTCCACTTTTTATCTACTACACTGTGCTCAAAATATAAGTTGACACTGTAATGCCAACTCAAACATTAATCTGCACCATTTCAGTGCTAACAGACGAACCAACTAAAGAttctaaaatgaaaatacaaagaatacgctttgtttttcaaaacttcagcacagatttaaaaaacattttggaCTAAGCTAGGCCACAGGTCAAACACCATCAACTATTTCTCAATTCAACCAATTTGATTTGCACTGAGCAATCATTTTGGTGGAGATTTCACAGGAAGATTCCAGAACGACAGCGAGTGCAAAAATATTCTGGAATAGTTATGTAGGATGAACTGCCTAATGCTTGCACAGGCAGATGAGAAAGCAGAGTTTAGAAAGCAGCAAAATATTGCAAATATGCTCACCTGTATGACCTGCTGTAGTAGTCACGGTCATCGTAGCCTCTGTCGTAGCCTCTGTCGTAGTAATCTCGTCGCCGTGAGCTGCCACTGCAGGAAGTGAAGGAAATTGCATTTACAACATACAGAACTTGAATTTTGTCTGCAGTCTGGTAAATTCACACTATTTAAACTGGATTGTATTATTATGTCCCATCCTTACAGTTGGAAGACTGTGAGCACTCCTGTTTTCCCACCAGTGCAGGTGGGAACAGGATGACTTTAATAATTGCTTTTTAAATGCTTGAACTTTCCTCAATCTTTATAAACCTCAACCTTTTGGTATCACAGGCACTCAAGGAATTCCATTCTGAAGCAAGTCTTCATCCCCTTTTAACTCTGAAAAAGCTCCTGTTCAATCAACTTTGTGactaaaaaaatcagaaaccTGTAGTCTTAACATCACCATCAGTAAGCTGAAAGTCTTGGGAAATGAACTGGGGAATGACTTGGGAAAAAAACTGATACTGTTGGCAACTTGAAGTCAAATGTGCACGCAGTATGTGAAGACAGCACACTGCTAAGCCCTAATGCTAACTGAGCCACCCAGCTCCTTTACCAGCACTTGTTCATTCACTCTTGAAAACCTGAGCTTGCAAAGGACATGAATATTTGAAGGTACACAGGAAAACTAAAAGTAATTTAGAAATTGTCAAAATGTCTTCCTGTTGACACAAGCATTACTACTGATGCTCATGTCTAGTGTTTTCAGTGtacagcacagcagccatgaACAAGAGAACACAACTTGTGCATTAATGTGGAAAACCACTCAGAATCAGGTCTCAGAGGAGAAACAGGAATTTTTACAAAATAAAGAATCCTATCCTGCACTGATTGGGGGGGAAACACCCACCCAAACCACAGGTAAAACTTACTAAGTGGGTCTTCCCATATAAATTCCAGGGGTAGGTGTGTGCGGTCTCTTTGTTATGGAGAAGTCTACCCGGATCCTTCTTCCATCCAGCTCCATTCCATTGGCACGTTCCTTTGCCTAAGGAAGGACAGAAGAGCATTAGCTGTAGGTATGAACTTTAACAACAATTTCCAACCACTGCTTTAAGTGTTAAAATGTCTTAAACACAGCTGAGTTTGGAGGCAGGTCTGAGTGTCACATCTTGCAGTGAATGTACTGTGAGACACTCTAGGTCAGCTGAACTTCAGTGCCAGTAATCACTGAAAATGTGACTTTTATGGCATTAAAATCCTGAAAGGAACACCACTGGGCAATTGTTTCAGTGCCTCTGACATGACTAAGAGCAATCTTTGAACATGCTGATGTAGGGAGATATAACTACTCCATCACACAACATAAAACATTTAAAGGTTAAAAGAACATCAATAAGGTATTCAAATACATCCTTCAAATTACCATAACCTTGAATATAATATCAGAGTtacaaataaaaagtaaaagtCCAAAACcaattgtgcttttttttatttttgtctggcaagtagaaggACCTACATATCAAGCTGTAAACCAAAATGGAAGACTTCATGACCTGGAAAAAATGTGGAAGAGATGTGGAAAAACCTGGAGATTCTCTGGAGTGGAGTTTATGCAGAATATAAGCCTTGTTCTAGCCCATAAAGGGCAGCTTTACAAGGATTGGTATGAGTGTAGGATTCTCTACTTTTTGAGAAGTGATTACAGAATTCCCGATTCATTCTGCAGCACTGGTAAGCCCAAATTCCATGATTACAAGACTCCAAGTATTTTCCAGGCTATGAGTTTCTCCTGGCTATACCCTGTGACAGAACACACACCCCAGGAGCTCAGAGCCCAGCAAATATGGCCCACACTGTGCACCCCAAGCTACCTCCTTGGCATCCTCAACGTTCTCGAAGTAGACGAAGGCGAACCCTCGGGAGCGCCGCGATTGCTGATCGTACACGATGGAAACGTCGGCGATGGGGCCATACTTGGAGAAAACCTCCCGCAGGTCTCGTTCTGTAGTGTACAGACTCAGCCCAAACACTCCAAGACAACAGTTTGGATCAGGATTTGCCTAAAGGAAAGGACACAGATATTCAAATCAAACTGGGTTTATTTACAGTGCAACGTGCTTCTCAAGTTGTGACTGTCAGAGCttcaagaagaaaacaaactaaggtggggctgagatttgggtcatgtggaaaatgccaatcacttgttttttaaaatttttaaagtttaatagtaataaagtGGTTatgaaaatagtaatataattagagtaataataatttggacaatttgaattaggatgAGACAAGAGAGACAAAGAGGTATGGATGTcagggtacctttttctgggcaacatGAGCCAGAAAAAGGACacccgttaacaaaggattaacccttaatagcaatagcctgttgcatattcatacatgatgcataaattccattcaaacacaggattctgtcttgtcatcgtcaacttcttcctttgaatcctaacagcgccttcaaggcaggaaaaagttcatttcttctgataagagggcaataaattctctttctctgaaagattcaggtgtcctgtggctgctatctcgctgcgagtcccttctttaaaaaaacttatcctacatagcatagtttctattttaacatttcttataacctaaaactatatttaccacactacttaagagaattaatacagcattactttctaacacaacacatctaatattcattttaatatttgcgaaaagccaatcataaaccAGACATTTTTCACAGGTCACCTACTAACAGACAGCAATACATTAAACCTAGAGGAGCACAAGCATTTCACAAAGGCCTTTGTGTTCCTCAGGGCACAGAGGCCATGACTCGTGGCTCACACACGTACCCTGTTCCCAATGTGCCGCCTGCGAGTAGACATGggggaatggctgtgactgtgCCGCCGCCGGTAGTCCCGACTGTACGACCTGCTCCGGGATCTCCTGTGCGAGCGGGACCGCGAGCGCGACCGCGTGTAGTGTCTGCGGGAACTCCTCCTCGACCTAGACCTGAGGGAAACAACAGAGAGGTACAGTGCTGGGCTTGTTGGGGTgttcagtattttaaaaaatacagcaagCAGTCACAAAAGGCTCAAATAATTGTTTTCCAAAATCTTGCAGTACCACATACCTCAGCTATAATCCATTTACTCACTACTCTCAAGAGATGAATCTCTCTACTCTCTGTGTGCTAAATCTTTACTATCAGATTACTGCAGATAGTCTCAGGGCATTCCTGCTGCAGTCCAGGAACTTGCACTTGATCAGTCAGCTCTTCCTTTAACAAAGATACCTGGGTGTGACAACTTAGGGCTTAGGATATTCAGTGTTTAGGTAAAAACAAGTGGGGTGGATTTCTTTTCACACTAATCTGTCAAATATGTTTTAACACAAAGCATGCACCACTAAGGGGGGCACTCTCTTTCTTAGTGCTGCCTTGGGTGACACTGAAAAGCAAATGTCCCTGGAACAGAGCTGAACACAATCTGAAGAAATCAATCCTGAGCTGGCTCATTTACCTGCTGGTATTTTAGCAGTTATTTTGGCACTGTTTGTTCATGAATATTTACATGTTTTGAATTTTAAGTGCATTTATGCAACTGCTCACTAATtcttttaccccaaaaatattttcttacatCACGAGCTCTGTGGACATGAGGGTCTGAAACTCTTCAATTCCTCCTCCCAAAGCCTCACCCCTCCCAACACAGGCAATCCTAGAGGAAAAGCTGGGCACTCACACAGGGACACTACACCTGATCTTGGTCTGCTGATGGCTGCACTGAGTAACCTGCGCTCCACTGCAAAGGAAAACCCCTCAAGGCTAAGAAGTGCAGTAAACAGTGTAACAGTCAATGGATCTGAGTCACAAATTGCTGATTTTCAGGCTCTTGTGTCTTAAATGTCCCTTTCCTCTaattccacagcagcaccacCCCACTGGTGTGAAGGAAGCTCTAAACCTGACCTGCTTTAACTTCTGAGCATTTAACAGCTTCTTCCAAGATTCCTCACCAAGTGTCACCAGGCAGCCAAACTGTTCAATCTAGTTCCTCAAAAAACACCTCCAACCCCATCAGGAGAGAGTCAGAGCAGCTCAACTTAAAATGCATATTCATGTTCAGGAGAAATTAATTCAGCATGTCCCATTACAGCACTTCTCATTATGTATTTATaatgaaaacattatttttggcaacaaaataaaaaaaaatagagagagaaCTTCCCTGAAGCTgggaaaacagtaaaaaaagagagaaagaatataaaaaaaaaaaaaaaaaagaagctccacacatgcacacagccaCATTTTAGACATtgatataggaaaaaaaaattaaggcaaACAGAACTGGTATTTCAGGTACCAGAATGGTATCAGCCAAAGATAGGAACGACAAACATCAATAAAAGTGATTTTAAAATCAAGTATATCCACAcgccaactgataaaaacaccAGGACACAGGTTGGTTCCCAAATCAAAGTTTAATTTATAAAGCTTGTAACtcaaaaatacatttgaaaCAGAAAACTACCAAGAAATAAAGAAGTTATCACAGGGTTATTTCTCTGGGGAAAGCCAGAGTTCAAAGATCTGCCCACGACCACATCTCAACGTGTGACAGCACTGAACAGAGATTAAAGTAGGTTGTTTCTAAATATGTGCCTCGACACAATTCTGTCCAAATCTACTAATCAACACTAACTCTGGCACGTAATTCCATTATTTCCAGCCAGAGGCACCTTCAAGATAGCTGTTAAATGCTCAGGAAGCTGTGGCAGTTATAAATTTCTACTTTTTGGTCATCAAAAAGTAAAAAGCCAGTTGCCAGGGTATTATTTAAACACTGTTTATTGCAAAAGTAAGATGTGCCAGGTCTCTCATAAATTCTACATCTTCTATTTGCTTCCTCACAATTGTGTACCATCTGTGACTGTGTTTTTACTCAGTGTTGTGGTTATTCTGTAAGTGGGAAATATTTTAAGGAGTATGGAATCCCAGGAGTCACATGGATTAAAGGGCAAAAGAACATGCTGGGAAGGTGTAGTGACTTTGttgttttaatattaaaaagttTCCCCAAAGgtgttctgcagcttccctGCCCTATACAGGGCAAGGGGCACGTGGATGTTTGTGCTATCACATAACAAATACAATAAGCAAGTTCTCCACAACTTTTGTGGAGAGCTTGCAGGGCTGTCTAATATTCAAAGCTTCCTGTTAATTTTCAAGTTGAATCAACGTTTTTAAAATGTCAGACTGAAATTCCCATTTATCTTTACTGCTTCTTTCCACTATTCCAGGAACATCACTGCTTCCAGCGAAGAAATGTAATACAGGAATGTGGCTTAAAATGGGTAATCTGTTGATGCACAAAAAAACTAAGATCTAAACTCCAGGCTCAGACACAATTTAGTCTACCAAGAGATAAAAGGCAGGCACTTCCAAAGTGTATCAGCAAGGATACAAAGCTCCATAGCTATTTAACTATTGGAAGAAGCAGCACAAACCTCTGAATTGATATAATTTGGCTTTCCCAATCCTGCAAGCATGCATGCCCCTTTGCAGTCCATGTCCACAGAAGAGTCACTAACTCTGGGAACAGAACTGGCTATGCTGGGCCACCTCTGACAACCACCTGAGTtgtgaggaggaagaagaggtaAAAGAAGCAAACTCACCTGGATTCAGACCTGGATCTAGATTTTGACCTGGAGCGCCTGGAATCCTCCTTAGAGCGAGATCTTGCAGGGGTGTGCCTCCCCGACTTGCCAGACCCATGAGCACTTCCGCTTCTGGAAGCAGAACGGGATTCCTGCACGCAGATATTGAAAGCCTAATTTGTACACAATTCCTTGTTCACCTAGGGGCTGTAAACAAGCTCCAGTGAAATCAATGGTAAATATTCATAGCTATGTGTCCGGGCAGTCGGCATTAGCACTGCCTAGATTTTTAaggaggttttattttttttttccctggtagACACTTCTTTACCCTGCATGTACTTTTGCTATTAAACAGATAATGCATGCATGTTTAGCAAAATATACAGGGACACATAAACAGACTAGTAATTACTTAGCGTAGTGCTTTCAGATTCCAGATTACTTCTTATCTTAActtcatttttattccttttcttcaTTCTTCCGTTTCAA includes these proteins:
- the TRA2B gene encoding transformer-2 protein homolog beta isoform X2; translation: MSDSGEQNYGERESRSASRSGSAHGSGKSGRHTPARSRSKEDSRRSRSKSRSRSESRSRSRRSSRRHYTRSRSRSRSHRRSRSRSYSRDYRRRHSHSHSPMSTRRRHIGNRANPDPNCCLGVFGLSLYTTERDLREVFSKYGPIADVSIVYDQQSRRSRGFAFVYFENVEDAKEAKERANGMELDGRRIRVDFSITKRPHTPTPGIYMGRPTYGSSRRRDYYDRGYDRGYDDRDYYSRSYRGGGGGGGGGWRAVQDRDQFYRRRSPSPYYSRGGYRSRSRSRSYSPRK
- the TRA2B gene encoding transformer-2 protein homolog beta isoform X1 — translated: MSDSGEQNYGERESRSASRSGSAHGSGKSGRHTPARSRSKEDSRRSRSKSRSRSESRSRSRRSSRRHYTRSRSRSRSHRRSRSRSYSRDYRRRHSHSHSPMSTRRRHIGNRANPDPNCCLGVFGLSLYTTERDLREVFSKYGPIADVSIVYDQQSRRSRGFAFVYFENVEDAKEAKERANGMELDGRRIRVDFSITKRPHTPTPGIYMGRPTYGSSRRRDYYDRGYDRGYDDRDYYSRSYRGGGGGGGGGWRAVQDRDQFYRRRSPSPYYSRGGYRSRSRSRSYSPRRY